In the genome of Fusarium poae strain DAOMC 252244 chromosome 1, whole genome shotgun sequence, the window TTTTCTTTGCTTCTTAGATTTTGCTGCAGAGGATGTTAGTACAATTGGTTGACACAGATACCTGGATCAGGTATTGTGATAACGTACAGAATTCGTCTCCAGCGTCTGCGTCCGCCGCATCggcatccttcttcttcacatCCAAGCACCTCCATAACCACTCTGGGTACTCATCGTCGTGTTTCGCAACAGGGTCCTGTCCAGCCTTGGTGTAGTTCAGTCCGCTGAGGATAGTTCCGGGTGCACATGATGATCGTGGGGCAGGAGCATCCTTGAGGGCTTCGCCAGGTGCCGTAACGGGGGTCGAAAGCGTGGGCTCGGCATATCGGAAAGGCGTCGTCGTCGTGAATTGACGAAAGATGGGCTGAGACCGCCGCAGGGTAGTGGTGCGCAGGCACCGAGTGCAGAACATGATGATTGCCGATGGATGTTGGTAGTCGGAGTGTGACAAGGCTCGAGATTCTGGAGAAATTTTGGAGGTGCGAGATGTGGAGAGCCAATGGGAAGTCAAACAACCTCTAATTGTCAGCCTCGCCCCAAAAGCCCGCGCAAGCTCGAGCGACTTATATAATTGGATCCAATGTGCAGAGACTGTACAGATTCTTTATGGGTTCTTTTCATTTCATTTTTCCGTGATATATACACACAGTCATACAAGGCCGAGGTGGTCATTACACCTTTTATAGCAAGCCGAGCTGGTCACAATCATGTTGTGATATCAAGGCTAAAAGGTCCCTCCTGTTTAGATAACCAAATCCCGCTCAATCCCGTCCCAAGCCATGACTTAAAATCATTTCCCTTACGAAGAGAATCGACCATGGTTCATCTTGGCGATCTTGTCGCTTGTGTGAACCTTGGCCGCCAGGTCAAGATCTTGTTCCTTCTGGTCGACATAGTTTTGTTGCAAGAACTTGGTGCCCTTGATCTTGTTTGTCTTGAGCAATTGGAGATATCGCTCTAGTTTTAATTGTTAGTTGGTACTCCAGCGCGCAGTTTCAAGACCTCAGTAGAGCTCCAGATGCGGCCAAACTAACCTCGGAGGTGGCCGCAGTTCTCGAGGTGGTTGACACCCTCACGAACGTAGCACTTGTTCAGCTCCTCACCAACAAGTCGGGTCATCATGGCGCCGACCCATTGTTCCCTGATGAGGGCATCCTCAGCAGCCTTGAAGGCCTTTGTATCATCGTAGTCGACACCGTTAAAGGTGGGAGCGACGGTAGGCTTCTGGGCCTTGAATTGCTCGGACTCGGGAGTAGGCATTGTGAACTGAATTGAGATTCGTCGGCTTGGGAACTCGTTTGTTAAAATGGAGCGTGGGACGGCGCGCAAGGCTGACAATGGACTCAATCGATATCGGCGACTTGATAATTACGTCCGAGTAGCTTGAAGCTCAACCTAAGTGAATTGCATGTCCAATGATAGGCGACCTGATTTATCAGGCAAGCACGGACCCGCttacaccaccaccaccttccCTGTCAGTCGCAGAATCGTCACCGCCTTTGATTGACCCACCATTTTGAcggcaaaaaaaaaaaaactctgTCGCGCATACCTGAGCCAGCCTCCAGCTTAAAACCCAGTGCCGGTCGCAACAGAATTCCTCTTTCTACATCCGCCCTCTTCCCATCATTTTTCCTGTCTATTCATCCCGCTTAGACATTACTTCTTCCTTATCCCCCTTCTACCTTAATACATAATCACAATGGCCAAGTCTACCACAAAGGAGAGCAAGAAGGCTAAGGTCGCTGAGCCTCTCAGCACCGTCAAGGCCGGAAAGGTTTCCAAGtctacca includes:
- a CDS encoding hypothetical protein (BUSCO:55591at5125), which encodes MPTPESEQFKAQKPTVAPTFNGVDYDDTKAFKAAEDALIREQWVGAMMTRLVGEELNKCYVREGVNHLENCGHLRERYLQLLKTNKIKGTKFLQQNYVDQKEQDLDLAAKVHTSDKIAKMNHGRFSS